The nucleotide sequence CGTGGCCGCCATGGCCCGCGTCAATTGCCACGATGATGTCTCTATCTCGTTGGCTGTGGCTTTCATCCATGACCACGGTATTCTGTTGTGGCTTCGCCGTCACAGGGGCACTGTCTTTTAAATCGACCACAAGCCGATGCCCATAAGGGTGGGTGGGCGCCATAGCAAAAATAGAGGGGGTGGCTGCGCGATTAAGTTCAATAACAATGCGCGCCGATTGCTTATTTTTAGGCGTGGAGTAGCGTACTCTTTTAACCAACGAGCCAGTTTTATCGGCAGTTTTCAATTTTGCTTTGTCGGAAGTTCGGGGTAAATCGATAACCAAACGATGGGGATTTTTTAACGTAAAGTAGCTAAATTCTGGTGCACCCGACATATCAAAAACCACACGGGTGGAGTCTGTTGATGGCCAAATGCGAAGGCCATCAATGTTATTTTGGGCAGCGAAGACAATTTGCGCCCATATGCACAAGCTCATTACCCATAATATTTTGCGCACCATAGTTAAGCCTTACTTCGCCTTTGCGTACCTGTTGAACCAGGTTTATCGTTGTATTTTGTCGTCTCTTTGCTAAATGCACTTACAGTTTTGCAGTATTTTAGCGCCTTTGGCAGAGCGCGCCTCTATTTTAAATTGGCGTCCTGCAGGGTCAATATTTATACTAATCACTATGTCGGGCGATGCCAAGTATTCTGCGCCTTTTTCAGACCATTCTACTAGCGCGATAGTTCCGCCGCCGAAATAATCGCGAATGCCCATAAATTCTAGCTCTTCTGGGTCAGCTAACCGGTATAAATCAAAATGGTAAACAGACACGGTTTCCAACTCATAGGGCTCAACCAGCGTATAAGTTGGGCTTTTTACACTGCCATTGTGACCAAGTGATTGAATAAAATAGCGACTAAAGGTGGTTTTTCCCGCCCCGAGATCGCCGTCTAAATAAATCACCGCCTCAATGGGCGATTGCGCAGCAACCGCCGAGGCTAAATCTTTTGACAACACCTCTGTTTCTTCAGGTGTTTTGGCATAAAAGGTAGAGTGGGGATACGACATTAATTTACTTTCCACAAAACAAAACCAGCGTAAGCCAGCGCATTATTGATTAATTAGCACGCGAACCGCGTCAAACAGGTCGCTTGCAATCATACCACGTTGCCCGTACTGCTGCGCAATATCATCACCTGCTTTAGCATGAAGTACCACACCATA is from Alteromonas australica and encodes:
- the tsaE gene encoding tRNA (adenosine(37)-N6)-threonylcarbamoyltransferase complex ATPase subunit type 1 TsaE, giving the protein MSYPHSTFYAKTPEETEVLSKDLASAVAAQSPIEAVIYLDGDLGAGKTTFSRYFIQSLGHNGSVKSPTYTLVEPYELETVSVYHFDLYRLADPEELEFMGIRDYFGGGTIALVEWSEKGAEYLASPDIVISINIDPAGRQFKIEARSAKGAKILQNCKCI